Proteins encoded within one genomic window of Columba livia isolate bColLiv1 breed racing homer chromosome 1, bColLiv1.pat.W.v2, whole genome shotgun sequence:
- the LOC102096677 gene encoding calmodulin, striated muscle, protein MAERLSEEKIAEFKEAFSLFDRDGDGRITTKELGTVMRSLGQNPTEAELQDMAVEVDTDGSGTIDFPEFLSLMARKMRDTDSEEEMREAFRVFDKDGNGYISAAELRHIMTNLGEKLTDEEVDEMIKEADFNDDGQVNYEEFVRMMTEK, encoded by the coding sequence ATGGCCGAGCGGCTGTCGGAGGAGAAAATTGCCGAATTCAAGGAGGCTTTTTCCCTTTTCGACCGCGACGGGGATGGTCGTATCACCACCAAGGAGTTGGGCACCGTGATGCGCTCGCTGGGGCAAAACCCCACGGAAGCGGAGCTGCAGGACATGGCAGTGGAGGTGGACACGGACGGCAGCGGCACCATCGACTTCCCCGAGTTCCTCTCGTTGATGGCGAGGAAGATGAGGGACACGGACAGCGAGGAGGAGATGCGCGAGGCTTTCCGTGTCTTCGATAAGGACGGCAATGGCTACATCAGCGCGGCAGAGCTGCGGCACATCATGACCAACCTGGGCGAGAAGCTGACGGACGAGGAGGTGGACGAGATGATCAAGGAGGCCGACTTCAATGATGACGGCCAGGTCAACTACGAGGAGTTTGTGAGGATGATGACGGAGAAGTGA